The Halomicronema hongdechloris C2206 genome includes a window with the following:
- a CDS encoding allophycocyanin subunit beta: MQDIITAAINPADERCAYLEDSSLEKLRQYYQSGTLRLKAATQIGNSAASIISDAVRKSLLYGTITEPGGNMYPWRRYAACLRDLNYFLRYATYAMLAADASIIDERVLNGLRETYLSLGVPIEPTIQAIQAMKEVVTQRVGADAGQEMDVYLDHIISGLS, translated from the coding sequence ATGCAAGATATCATTACTGCCGCCATTAACCCCGCTGATGAGCGATGTGCTTACTTGGAAGATTCCAGTCTAGAAAAGCTGAGGCAATATTATCAGAGCGGAACATTACGGTTAAAAGCGGCCACCCAAATTGGGAATAGTGCTGCCAGCATCATCAGCGACGCAGTCAGGAAGAGTTTGCTCTATGGAACGATTACCGAACCGGGGGGCAACATGTATCCCTGGCGTCGTTATGCGGCCTGTCTACGAGATTTAAACTACTTCTTACGCTATGCCACCTACGCCATGCTAGCCGCAGATGCCTCGATCATCGATGAGCGGGTCCTGAATGGACTGCGAGAAACTTACCTATCTTTAGGCGTTCCCATTGAGCCCACCATTCAGGCTATTCAGGCCATGAAAGAAGTGGTGACCCAACGGGTAGGAGCCGATGCTGGTCAAGAGATGGATGTCTATTTAGACCACATCATCTCAGGCCTTAGCTAA
- a CDS encoding GNAT family N-acetyltransferase encodes MSSPVTTYYLEICNREDLIPEDCPDPRFWIGECTIPQFEYNRFLYHLVGRDWSWTDKYSWSDLDWKHYVEDANLRTWVGYYDGCPAGYFELQKQAHHTIEITYFGFTPAFVGKGLEGSLLTHAITSAWAWEGKRVWAHISSLDHPHALSNYQARGMTIYETDVAYPDGMDEA; translated from the coding sequence ATGAGCAGCCCGGTGACTACCTACTATTTGGAGATCTGCAATCGCGAGGATTTGATTCCTGAGGATTGCCCTGATCCTCGGTTTTGGATTGGCGAATGTACCATTCCTCAGTTTGAGTACAATCGATTTTTGTACCATCTTGTCGGTCGAGACTGGAGTTGGACGGATAAATATAGCTGGTCTGATCTGGACTGGAAGCACTATGTCGAGGATGCCAACCTACGGACATGGGTAGGCTACTACGACGGCTGTCCGGCAGGCTATTTTGAATTGCAGAAGCAGGCCCATCACACCATTGAGATTACCTACTTTGGCTTTACCCCTGCCTTTGTTGGCAAGGGCCTGGAGGGATCTTTACTCACCCATGCCATTACTAGCGCCTGGGCTTGGGAGGGGAAACGGGTTTGGGCCCATATTAGCTCCCTGGATCATCCCCATGCCTTGAGCAATTATCAAGCGCGGGGCATGACCATCTATGAGACGGATGTGGCGTATCCAGACGGGATGGATGAGGCATGA
- a CDS encoding 2Fe-2S iron-sulfur cluster-binding protein produces the protein MSISVRFLPDDVSIQAEVGEPLLQVAERAGVTIPTGCLMGSCHACEVELNDQEDPICACITAVPSGQSSLTINLYVDPTW, from the coding sequence ATGAGTATCTCAGTTCGATTTTTACCCGATGACGTGTCGATTCAGGCCGAGGTTGGGGAACCATTACTACAGGTGGCGGAACGAGCCGGGGTAACTATCCCCACCGGGTGCTTGATGGGCTCCTGCCATGCCTGTGAAGTCGAACTCAATGACCAGGAGGACCCAATCTGTGCCTGTATTACGGCGGTTCCCTCAGGGCAGTCTAGTCTCACGATTAATCTGTATGTCGATCCAACCTGGTGA
- a CDS encoding PAS domain S-box protein: MMLLNLNRALLWPPPTVAPGATLATALTTLRGSLTCAIASSDDPSMATADAWGCLGVVDHEQLIGILTERDLVRLIAAETDLETVLVSSVMATPPIFVSQADLQDPFAVLGLFQRHGIRHLPVVDDDGWLVGLITTASVQRMLEPSQLLQWQQVAEVMQQPVVSAAPEATVVDLAQLMAQHAVSCVVLVRSAAAPSLDQPPQPVGLVSERDLLHCPILALKGKRLSAEAIMQPIEATLMPQHSLWQAHATMAKHGVQQLLVTDDQGDLLGMVTQKSILRGLTPMQLYQTMEAILAERGQRTEDLAQPASQDRLLASITSAIHSSLNLKVTLQSVVDELHQFLRTDRVIVYRFHADWSGTVVAEAVTPDWMPLLGQLIRDPHFAKDLVDPYRNGRVQVTPDVHDGSLTPCHVNLLQRIQVKALIVVPIVQSDLLWGLLAAQECAQPRPWQPEEVELLQRLSTQVAIAIQQAELYESNQRELQERQRVEQQLRQRTERQEFLAQLGHMALKTDSIPALFDLVVERLPKILKLNYCGILELLPNRAALQLKAGRGWPQPWVGVATVGCEQRSQYGYTLATDQPVTVEDLRLETRFGGAPFLHNQRLVAGISLVIAGRHQPYGILAVHSRQRRRFSLDEVNFVQAVANMLASAMIRQQTERELNRFFNLSQDLFCIADGDGQLQRINPRFTELLGHSEAELLRRPLLNFVHTEDQAATQAILTQLHQGLTVQGFENRWRCHNGSYRWIAWSAIPLNQGTLIYAVGRDVTQTKETEVALQTLNEHLEDLVSLRTEALQRSEAKLQALIDQAGVGIKQIDLQGRLLQVNQKFSNLLGYAPEDLVGQPLLDITYPEDWEADSAVLRQIITGDTRTAEVETRKLHRDGHVLWAHITYALVRTSSGKPDYIVSIVQDITERRRSQQELLRQKNLRDAIFNYATDALFLVDPKTLLIVDCNQRAVELFQANSKNDLIGRKGGDTLQKYAFTPAEIQEVLAEMAEKGFWTREIEYVTFLGREFWGSLACRPLTVAQATLNIVRVTDISERKRAEAQALAALEREQELNTLKTQFISMASHEFRTPLTTIMGSAELLRYAGHKWSEEKRQRHFEQIKTTVQHMAHLVEDVLLISRADSDRLPFHPRPVQVSQLCQTLIDELTLADQNRHQLQFDTSGQPYPGLYDQHLLRQIVTNLMSNALKYSPEHSTVTIRLIYRNDGIALEIQDQGIGIPQKDQGHLFQPFSRATNVGNRQGTGLGLVIVKKAIEMHNGHIEVESTEGVGTLFKVWLPK, translated from the coding sequence ATGATGTTGCTGAATCTAAACCGGGCCTTGCTATGGCCTCCCCCAACTGTAGCCCCTGGAGCAACACTAGCGACTGCCCTGACCACGCTACGAGGGAGTCTGACCTGTGCGATCGCATCCAGTGACGACCCCAGCATGGCAACGGCTGACGCCTGGGGATGCCTGGGCGTTGTCGATCATGAGCAACTGATAGGGATCTTAACCGAGCGGGATCTAGTTCGGCTCATCGCAGCAGAGACCGACCTGGAGACCGTTTTAGTGTCATCGGTGATGGCCACCCCGCCAATCTTTGTCAGCCAGGCAGACCTGCAAGACCCCTTTGCCGTATTAGGGCTGTTTCAGCGCCATGGCATTCGCCACCTGCCCGTGGTAGACGATGATGGCTGGCTGGTGGGCCTAATCACCACCGCCAGTGTGCAGCGGATGCTGGAGCCGAGTCAGTTGCTGCAGTGGCAGCAGGTGGCTGAAGTCATGCAGCAGCCGGTGGTGTCTGCTGCTCCTGAGGCTACCGTGGTTGACCTGGCCCAGCTCATGGCCCAGCACGCCGTTAGCTGCGTGGTTCTGGTGCGGTCCGCGGCGGCTCCTTCTCTAGACCAACCTCCCCAGCCCGTAGGCCTGGTCAGCGAACGAGATCTATTGCACTGCCCGATCCTGGCCCTGAAGGGCAAGCGACTCTCGGCAGAGGCGATTATGCAACCGATCGAGGCGACGCTGATGCCCCAGCATTCCCTCTGGCAGGCTCACGCGACCATGGCAAAGCATGGGGTACAGCAATTACTGGTCACCGATGACCAGGGCGACTTGCTGGGGATGGTCACCCAAAAGTCGATTCTCCGCGGTCTCACCCCGATGCAGCTCTATCAAACCATGGAGGCGATATTAGCGGAGAGGGGGCAGCGCACTGAGGACCTAGCCCAACCGGCGAGCCAGGATCGCTTACTGGCCTCGATCACCTCGGCCATTCATAGCTCTCTTAACCTAAAAGTCACGCTGCAGTCGGTGGTGGATGAGTTACACCAGTTTTTACGGACGGATCGGGTGATTGTCTACCGCTTCCATGCCGACTGGAGTGGTACCGTGGTGGCAGAGGCGGTGACCCCAGACTGGATGCCCTTGCTGGGCCAGTTAATCCGAGATCCCCACTTCGCCAAGGATCTAGTCGATCCCTACCGCAATGGCCGAGTCCAGGTAACCCCTGATGTCCACGATGGTAGCCTCACCCCCTGCCATGTGAACTTGTTGCAGCGGATTCAGGTCAAGGCCCTGATTGTGGTGCCGATTGTGCAGAGTGATCTGCTCTGGGGGTTATTGGCGGCCCAGGAATGTGCTCAGCCGCGGCCTTGGCAGCCAGAAGAGGTGGAGTTGCTACAGCGCCTCTCGACTCAAGTTGCGATCGCAATTCAGCAAGCCGAACTCTACGAATCCAACCAGCGAGAACTCCAGGAGCGACAGCGGGTCGAGCAGCAACTCCGCCAGCGCACCGAGCGCCAGGAATTCCTAGCCCAGTTGGGGCACATGGCCCTGAAAACCGACAGCATTCCAGCCCTCTTCGATCTAGTCGTCGAGCGACTCCCTAAAATCCTGAAATTAAACTACTGCGGCATCCTAGAATTGCTGCCCAATCGCGCCGCCCTACAACTCAAAGCTGGCCGAGGCTGGCCCCAACCCTGGGTTGGAGTCGCTACCGTAGGGTGCGAGCAACGGTCTCAGTATGGCTACACCCTAGCCACAGATCAGCCTGTCACCGTAGAAGACCTGCGCCTAGAAACCCGCTTCGGCGGTGCCCCCTTTCTGCATAACCAACGGCTGGTCGCTGGCATCAGCCTAGTGATTGCCGGACGCCATCAGCCCTACGGCATCTTAGCGGTGCACAGCCGCCAGCGCCGCCGCTTCAGCCTCGACGAAGTTAACTTTGTACAAGCCGTAGCCAATATGCTGGCCTCCGCGATGATCCGTCAGCAAACCGAACGGGAACTAAACCGATTCTTCAATCTCTCCCAAGATCTCTTCTGCATTGCTGACGGCGATGGCCAGCTGCAACGCATTAACCCTCGATTCACCGAACTGCTGGGCCATAGTGAAGCCGAGTTATTGAGACGGCCATTGTTAAATTTCGTGCACACCGAAGATCAGGCCGCCACCCAAGCCATCCTGACCCAGCTACACCAAGGACTCACCGTCCAGGGCTTCGAAAATCGTTGGCGTTGCCACAATGGCAGCTACCGCTGGATTGCCTGGAGTGCCATCCCCCTGAATCAAGGTACTCTGATTTACGCCGTCGGCCGCGATGTTACCCAGACCAAAGAAACCGAAGTCGCCCTGCAAACCCTAAACGAGCACCTAGAAGATCTAGTTAGCCTCAGGACCGAGGCGCTGCAACGCAGCGAAGCCAAATTACAGGCCCTGATCGACCAGGCCGGCGTCGGCATCAAGCAGATAGACCTGCAGGGGCGCTTACTGCAAGTCAACCAAAAATTCTCTAACCTGCTCGGCTATGCTCCAGAAGACCTAGTAGGGCAACCCCTCCTCGACATCACCTACCCCGAGGATTGGGAAGCCGACTCTGCCGTGCTAAGACAGATCATCACTGGTGATACCAGAACCGCCGAGGTAGAAACCCGTAAGCTCCACCGAGATGGCCACGTGCTTTGGGCCCATATCACCTATGCCCTGGTACGCACCTCCTCCGGCAAGCCCGACTACATCGTCTCTATAGTCCAGGACATAACCGAACGGCGGCGCAGCCAACAAGAACTCCTGCGTCAGAAAAACCTGCGAGACGCCATTTTCAACTATGCCACCGATGCCCTCTTCCTGGTCGACCCCAAGACTCTGCTCATCGTCGACTGCAATCAGCGGGCCGTAGAACTCTTCCAGGCCAACAGCAAAAACGACCTGATTGGCCGCAAGGGTGGCGATACTCTACAGAAATATGCCTTCACTCCCGCCGAAATCCAAGAAGTTCTCGCCGAGATGGCAGAAAAGGGATTCTGGACCCGGGAAATCGAGTATGTAACCTTTCTAGGCCGCGAATTCTGGGGGAGCCTGGCCTGTCGCCCCCTCACGGTGGCTCAAGCAACCCTAAATATTGTCCGCGTCACCGACATCTCCGAGCGCAAACGGGCCGAGGCTCAAGCCCTAGCTGCCCTAGAACGGGAGCAGGAACTCAACACCCTCAAAACCCAATTCATCTCCATGGCCTCCCATGAATTCCGCACTCCCCTCACCACCATCATGGGGTCTGCCGAACTGTTGAGATATGCCGGCCACAAATGGTCCGAGGAAAAACGGCAACGCCACTTCGAGCAGATCAAAACCACCGTCCAGCACATGGCGCATTTGGTAGAAGACGTCCTCCTAATCAGCCGGGCCGACTCCGACCGACTGCCCTTCCATCCCCGTCCCGTCCAGGTATCTCAACTGTGTCAGACCCTCATTGACGAACTCACCCTCGCCGACCAAAACCGCCATCAACTCCAGTTCGACACCAGTGGCCAGCCCTACCCCGGGCTGTATGATCAACATTTGCTGCGCCAGATAGTCACTAACCTGATGAGCAATGCCCTGAAATATTCTCCAGAGCACAGTACCGTCACAATCCGCCTCATCTACCGTAACGATGGCATTGCCCTAGAGATTCAAGACCAGGGCATTGGTATTCCCCAAAAGGATCAAGGGCACCTATTTCAGCCGTTCTCTCGAGCCACCAATGTCGGCAATCGCCAGGGCACAGGCCTGGGGCTCGTGATTGTCAAAAAGGCCATTGAAATGCACAATGGCCACATCGAGGTTGAAAGCACCGAGGGCGTGGGTACCCTGTTTAAAGTGTGGTTACCTAAATGA
- a CDS encoding thiaminase II/PqqC family protein, with amino-acid sequence MGVTCQALLRNHARIWQQGIEHPFLRQCQQGTIQPVQFDTWLVQDYLFVQEFTRMLARVLGAAPFHHFPVLLNGLAALKEELAWFELKATERQLELDVPQQSTCQQYGEFMASLCTTPYPVQVTALWAIEYAYNQGWQLPGPMPEPYAEFAARWGNPGFTEYVNQLAQQADEVLAETSAMTQRQAEAAFLRVATLERDFWQMAFSAG; translated from the coding sequence ATGGGCGTCACCTGTCAGGCTCTGCTCAGGAATCATGCCAGAATTTGGCAGCAGGGCATTGAGCATCCCTTCCTGCGTCAGTGCCAGCAGGGCACCATTCAGCCGGTGCAGTTCGATACCTGGCTGGTGCAAGATTATCTGTTTGTGCAGGAATTTACTCGCATGCTAGCTCGGGTATTGGGGGCGGCTCCGTTTCATCATTTTCCGGTCTTGTTGAATGGATTGGCGGCCCTTAAGGAGGAACTGGCTTGGTTCGAACTCAAAGCTACGGAGCGGCAGCTAGAGTTGGATGTACCGCAGCAGTCGACTTGCCAGCAATATGGGGAGTTTATGGCTAGCCTGTGCACCACTCCCTATCCGGTGCAGGTGACGGCGCTATGGGCGATTGAATATGCCTACAACCAAGGCTGGCAGCTGCCGGGGCCGATGCCGGAGCCCTATGCAGAATTTGCGGCGCGTTGGGGCAATCCTGGATTCACGGAGTATGTGAACCAATTGGCCCAGCAGGCGGATGAGGTCTTAGCAGAGACCTCTGCCATGACTCAACGTCAGGCGGAAGCAGCATTTTTGCGGGTCGCCACCCTAGAGCGAGACTTTTGGCAGATGGCCTTTAGTGCTGGGTAG
- the psbA gene encoding photosystem II q(b) protein: MTTTLQQQQQQSLWERFCNWITSTENRLYIGWFGVLMIPTLLTATTCFVIAFIAAPPVDIDGIREPVSGSLLYGNNIISGAIVPTSNAVGLHLYPLWQAASLDEWLYNGGPYQLIVFHFLIGIFCWMGRQWEMSYRLGMRPWICVAYSAPVASATAVFLIYPIGQGSFSDGMPLGISGTFNFMFVFQAEHNILMHPFHMLGVAGVFGGALFSAMHGSLVTSSLVRETTENESQNYGYKFGQEEETYSIVAAHGYFGRLIWQYASFNNSRALHFFLGAWPVIGIWFTALGISTMAFNLNGFNFNQSVLDSQGRVIGTWADVLNRANLGFEVMHERNAHNFPLDLAVEGDAQPVALQAPAIQG; encoded by the coding sequence ATGACAACCACTCTCCAACAGCAACAACAACAAAGCTTGTGGGAGCGGTTTTGTAATTGGATCACCAGCACCGAAAATCGGCTATATATCGGCTGGTTTGGGGTGTTGATGATTCCAACTTTGCTTACCGCTACCACCTGTTTTGTGATTGCTTTTATCGCGGCTCCTCCCGTGGACATCGATGGTATTCGTGAGCCAGTGTCTGGTTCTCTGCTTTATGGCAATAACATCATTTCTGGAGCCATCGTGCCGACGTCTAACGCCGTTGGCTTGCACCTTTATCCGTTGTGGCAGGCTGCTTCTCTAGATGAGTGGCTGTACAACGGTGGTCCGTACCAACTCATCGTCTTCCATTTCTTAATTGGTATCTTCTGTTGGATGGGCCGTCAGTGGGAGATGAGCTACCGTCTGGGTATGCGTCCCTGGATTTGTGTGGCTTATAGTGCTCCAGTGGCATCGGCAACCGCTGTGTTCTTGATCTATCCCATTGGTCAAGGTTCCTTCTCCGACGGCATGCCCCTCGGAATCAGCGGTACCTTTAACTTCATGTTTGTGTTCCAGGCAGAGCACAACATCTTGATGCACCCCTTCCACATGCTAGGTGTGGCCGGTGTCTTCGGTGGGGCTTTGTTTAGTGCCATGCACGGGTCTCTGGTCACCAGCTCTCTGGTGCGAGAAACCACTGAGAACGAGTCTCAAAATTATGGCTACAAGTTCGGCCAAGAAGAAGAGACCTACAGCATCGTGGCTGCCCACGGCTACTTTGGCCGCCTGATCTGGCAATACGCCAGCTTCAACAACAGCCGCGCGCTCCATTTCTTCCTGGGAGCTTGGCCGGTAATTGGTATCTGGTTCACCGCCTTGGGCATCAGCACCATGGCCTTTAACCTGAACGGGTTCAACTTCAACCAGTCGGTGCTGGATAGTCAGGGCCGTGTCATCGGTACCTGGGCCGATGTGCTCAACCGGGCCAACCTGGGCTTTGAGGTGATGCACGAGCGCAACGCCCACAACTTCCCCTTAGACTTGGCGGTTGAGGGCGACGCTCAACCCGTGGCCCTGCAGGCACCTGCCATTCAAGGGTAA
- a CDS encoding EAL domain-containing response regulator, with amino-acid sequence MILVIEDEAPIRDIISEMLEDVGFKVLEADTGAAGIELAQSHPPDLVLCDIMMPELDGYEVLHQLRSQLLTALTPFIFLTAKSDRRDMRRGMLLGADDYITKPFTRHDLLEAVRTRLDRHSIMRQVYTSVGANPANPAAAPSPPELSHRLRQLQTALANDEFELFYQPQATLADDQLLGVEALIRWRSPSQGLIPPAEFIPLAERSGFIIELGEWVIRAACQQIKQWQALGLPPLSVCVNLSSLQFARPDLISRINNILAEIGIAPKYLGIELTESVLVQNVDTTMAHLQALRRLGMLISIDDFGTGYASLGYLQHFPFDILKIDHCFVQHVHTNPTNGAITTAMIQMAHSLGLMVVAEGVETTDELAYLKAQGCDAIQGYLLSQPLPASQFIQWLRRRQRP; translated from the coding sequence ATGATACTCGTTATTGAAGATGAGGCTCCGATTCGAGACATCATCAGCGAAATGCTCGAAGATGTGGGTTTCAAGGTGCTGGAAGCAGACACTGGTGCCGCCGGGATTGAGCTAGCCCAGTCCCACCCGCCAGATTTAGTTCTCTGCGACATCATGATGCCCGAGCTCGATGGCTATGAGGTGCTGCATCAGCTGCGCAGCCAGTTACTGACTGCCCTCACCCCCTTTATCTTTCTGACGGCAAAGTCAGACCGTCGAGATATGCGCCGGGGCATGTTACTGGGGGCCGACGATTACATCACCAAGCCCTTCACCCGCCATGACCTGCTAGAAGCAGTCAGGACTCGGCTAGATAGACACAGCATCATGAGGCAGGTCTACACCTCAGTAGGGGCTAATCCTGCCAACCCGGCTGCAGCCCCCTCCCCACCTGAGCTCTCGCATCGCCTACGACAGCTACAGACAGCCCTAGCCAACGATGAATTTGAGTTATTCTATCAACCTCAAGCAACCCTGGCCGATGATCAGCTGCTAGGGGTAGAAGCCCTGATTCGCTGGCGCTCTCCGTCCCAAGGCCTAATCCCACCGGCAGAGTTTATTCCCCTGGCCGAGCGCTCCGGCTTCATCATCGAACTAGGGGAATGGGTGATTCGCGCTGCCTGTCAGCAAATAAAGCAATGGCAGGCCCTGGGATTGCCTCCGCTATCAGTCTGTGTCAATCTCTCCAGCTTGCAGTTTGCCCGTCCTGACTTAATCTCTCGCATCAACAATATCCTGGCGGAGATAGGCATTGCCCCTAAATATCTAGGCATTGAGTTGACGGAGTCGGTGCTGGTGCAAAATGTCGACACCACCATGGCTCACCTGCAAGCACTACGTCGTCTAGGCATGCTCATTTCCATCGATGACTTTGGTACCGGCTATGCCTCCTTGGGCTACCTACAGCACTTTCCCTTCGACATTCTTAAAATCGATCACTGCTTTGTGCAGCATGTGCACACCAACCCTACCAACGGAGCTATCACCACCGCCATGATTCAAATGGCCCACAGCTTGGGCCTGATGGTGGTAGCCGAAGGAGTAGAAACCACAGACGAACTAGCCTATCTCAAAGCTCAGGGCTGCGACGCCATCCAGGGATATCTTCTCAGCCAGCCCCTGCCAGCGTCTCAATTTATCCAATGGTTAAGGCGGCGACAGCGGCCATAA
- a CDS encoding DUF2470 domain-containing protein → MSEPITTAVSDRICKHMNEDHADALVLYAQVYGKTPGVTAAAMESIDPAGMNLMATVNDQAVPVRVTFDHTLADAEDAHHTLIDMLKQARQG, encoded by the coding sequence ATGTCTGAGCCAATTACGACTGCTGTGAGCGATCGCATCTGCAAGCATATGAATGAAGATCATGCAGACGCCCTAGTTCTCTATGCTCAAGTGTACGGCAAGACCCCAGGAGTCACAGCGGCTGCCATGGAGTCTATCGATCCGGCAGGGATGAATCTGATGGCCACGGTCAACGATCAAGCGGTTCCTGTCCGCGTGACGTTTGACCATACTTTAGCCGATGCCGAAGATGCCCACCACACCCTAATCGATATGCTGAAGCAAGCTCGCCAAGGCTGA
- a CDS encoding chlorophyll a/b binding light-harvesting protein, which translates to MMYAVNKTQERYPWWAGNARFIDLSNTFIVAHVAQAALIMLWAGVFTLFELAVYSPTQPMYAQGLILLPHLATQGWGVGANGAIANTFPFLAIGAIHIVAAGVLAGGAYFHRTRLSPNLDMERGNASKFHFNWDDPKQLGFILGHHLAILGLGALLLVAKAMFFGGLYDATLGEVRVVSDPTLDVGTIFSYRTHLFDVNNLEDLVGGHIYVAVLLVLGGAWHILVPPFKWVRQLFLFSANGILAYSLFGIALAGFAASYYCGFSSLAYPVEFYGPTLELKSAFLPAYFDPNATLTEGYTSRTWLANTHFYLAFFFLQGGLWHYQIATGLDINKVVQTWRQNLAEASDNPTLVYQNPVHPSPQPLLEVQYEAPQVRPGSLLKQEYIPEDYLYHPPSLGKHAPSLAEVKGVRTTLYETTFHPRKLTFYHPPAEAEAKALFGGYGGRTTQRIYEQPKVPHQQLNYPSPIDPVMYEPSQGNGHHFGSVTGASQRGSDPGVAVASSQDDADQDDADHGSHEASEAQANTPEADD; encoded by the coding sequence ATGATGTACGCTGTCAACAAAACCCAGGAGCGGTATCCCTGGTGGGCTGGTAATGCCCGATTCATTGATTTATCCAATACGTTTATCGTGGCCCATGTTGCCCAGGCGGCCTTGATCATGCTTTGGGCCGGGGTCTTTACCCTGTTCGAACTCGCGGTTTATTCTCCCACTCAGCCCATGTATGCTCAGGGGCTGATTCTATTGCCCCATTTGGCTACCCAAGGTTGGGGAGTAGGCGCCAATGGGGCCATCGCAAATACGTTTCCCTTCCTAGCAATTGGTGCCATCCATATTGTGGCTGCAGGAGTATTGGCGGGGGGCGCTTATTTCCATCGCACCCGCCTTTCCCCCAATCTCGATATGGAACGCGGTAACGCTAGCAAGTTTCATTTCAACTGGGATGATCCCAAGCAGCTGGGCTTCATCTTAGGGCACCATCTGGCCATTCTTGGTTTAGGAGCTCTGTTGTTAGTCGCTAAGGCGATGTTCTTCGGCGGCTTGTATGATGCCACTCTGGGGGAAGTGCGCGTAGTTAGCGATCCCACCTTAGACGTAGGCACCATCTTTAGCTACCGTACCCACCTGTTTGATGTGAATAACCTCGAGGATCTGGTGGGTGGTCACATCTATGTGGCAGTCCTGCTGGTGCTAGGAGGAGCTTGGCACATCCTAGTGCCCCCCTTTAAGTGGGTCAGACAACTGTTTCTGTTTTCTGCCAATGGCATTTTGGCCTATTCTCTATTCGGCATTGCGCTGGCTGGGTTTGCGGCTTCCTACTACTGTGGTTTTAGTAGCCTGGCCTATCCAGTCGAGTTTTACGGGCCAACGCTGGAACTCAAGTCTGCCTTTTTGCCGGCTTACTTTGATCCCAATGCCACTCTAACTGAGGGGTATACGTCTCGTACTTGGCTAGCTAATACCCACTTCTATTTGGCCTTTTTCTTCCTGCAGGGAGGGCTCTGGCACTATCAGATAGCCACGGGCCTCGACATTAACAAGGTTGTACAGACTTGGCGGCAGAACCTCGCCGAAGCTAGCGATAACCCCACTCTGGTCTATCAAAACCCAGTTCACCCCAGCCCCCAGCCCTTGTTAGAGGTCCAATACGAAGCCCCTCAGGTAAGACCTGGCTCACTTCTCAAGCAGGAATATATCCCCGAAGACTACCTGTACCATCCTCCCTCGCTAGGGAAGCATGCACCTAGCCTGGCCGAGGTCAAGGGGGTACGAACGACGCTATATGAAACCACCTTCCATCCCCGTAAACTGACGTTTTATCATCCGCCGGCTGAAGCAGAGGCCAAGGCGCTGTTTGGCGGCTATGGAGGGCGAACCACCCAGAGAATATATGAGCAGCCCAAAGTACCTCACCAACAGCTAAATTACCCGAGTCCGATTGACCCGGTGATGTATGAGCCTAGCCAAGGCAATGGTCATCACTTTGGGAGCGTCACTGGGGCCAGTCAGCGTGGCTCTGACCCTGGGGTTGCAGTTGCCTCTAGTCAAGATGATGCTGACCAAGATGATGCTGACCACGGCTCCCATGAAGCAAGTGAAGCGCAAGCGAATACCCCTGAAGCAGATGACTAA
- a CDS encoding globin family protein, giving the protein MSIVAKVIAQSDEANRFLSSAELNKLQDFFKDGAVRISAAQKLAANQQKLVDEGSKRYWAQCPDAPSNSGDPQKTANCQRDQGWYIRIISYCVLAGNGKPMEDLGIEGLRESYVSLGVLPLSYHKVAYRCIKEVAMEILTAEEGALVAPYFDQLIRAF; this is encoded by the coding sequence ATGAGTATCGTTGCCAAAGTGATTGCTCAATCCGACGAAGCCAATCGATTCCTTAGTAGCGCTGAGCTCAATAAGCTCCAGGACTTCTTTAAAGATGGAGCAGTGCGCATTAGCGCAGCACAGAAGCTTGCAGCAAACCAGCAAAAACTTGTCGATGAAGGCAGCAAGCGTTACTGGGCTCAGTGTCCGGACGCCCCCAGCAACAGCGGCGACCCTCAAAAAACTGCTAATTGCCAACGCGATCAGGGCTGGTACATCCGTATTATAAGTTACTGCGTTTTGGCAGGTAACGGTAAGCCAATGGAAGATCTCGGGATTGAAGGTCTACGCGAGAGTTATGTGTCACTGGGAGTTCTGCCTCTGTCGTACCACAAGGTGGCATATCGTTGCATCAAGGAGGTTGCTATGGAAATTTTGACCGCTGAGGAAGGAGCTCTGGTAGCCCCCTATTTTGATCAATTGATTCGTGCGTTTTAG